In Vibrio atlanticus, the following proteins share a genomic window:
- the lepA gene encoding translation elongation factor 4 — protein MKHIRNFSIIAHIDHGKSTLSDRLIQVCGGLSEREMAAQVLDSMDIERERGITIKAQSVTLDYKAKDGETYQLNFIDTPGHVDFSYEVSRSLAACEGALLVVDAGQGVEAQTLANCYTAIEMELEVVPILNKIDLPAAEPERVAEEIEEIVGIDAMEATRCSAKTGIGVDDVLENIVTAIPPPEGDPEAPLQALIIDSWFDNYLGVVSLVRIKNGKLKKNDKIKVMSTDQVWGVDRLGIFTPKQIDTTELNTGEVGWVVCGIKDILGAPVGDTLTLAKGGSTERLPGFQKVKPQVYAGLFPVSSDDYENFRDALGKLSLNDASLFYEPESSAALGFGFRCGFLGMLHMEIIQERLEREYDLDLITTAPTVVYEVVKTDGTILYVDSPAKLPAINDLEEIREPIARCNILVPSDYLGNVITLCVEKRGVQVDMVYHGNQVAVTYDLPMAEVVLDFFDRLKSTSRGYASLDYNFQRYEASNMVRVDVLLNGETVDALAIITHKDIAQSRGRLLVEKMKEFIPRQMFDIAIQAAIGNHIIARSTVKQLRKNVIAKCYGGDISRKKKLLKKQKEGKKRMKQIGNVELPQEAFLAILHVGKD, from the coding sequence ATGAAGCACATTCGTAATTTTTCGATTATCGCCCACATCGACCACGGTAAGTCGACCCTTTCTGACCGCTTAATCCAAGTTTGTGGAGGGTTAAGTGAACGTGAGATGGCAGCTCAAGTCCTCGATTCTATGGATATAGAACGCGAGCGTGGTATTACAATTAAAGCGCAGAGTGTGACTTTAGATTACAAAGCGAAAGATGGTGAAACTTACCAACTTAACTTTATCGATACCCCTGGACACGTAGACTTCTCTTACGAAGTATCTCGCTCTCTAGCCGCTTGTGAAGGCGCGCTTCTTGTAGTGGATGCCGGCCAAGGTGTTGAAGCTCAAACTCTAGCAAACTGTTACACCGCGATCGAAATGGAATTGGAAGTAGTGCCAATCTTGAACAAGATTGACTTACCTGCTGCTGAACCTGAACGAGTTGCTGAAGAAATCGAAGAGATCGTTGGTATCGATGCGATGGAAGCGACGCGTTGTTCTGCAAAAACCGGTATCGGTGTTGATGACGTTCTTGAAAACATCGTAACGGCTATCCCGCCACCGGAAGGTGATCCAGAAGCGCCACTACAAGCTCTGATCATTGACTCTTGGTTCGATAACTACTTAGGCGTTGTTTCTTTGGTTCGTATCAAGAACGGTAAGCTGAAGAAGAACGACAAGATTAAAGTAATGTCGACAGACCAAGTTTGGGGTGTTGACCGTCTAGGTATCTTCACACCTAAGCAAATCGACACAACTGAGCTAAATACTGGCGAAGTTGGCTGGGTTGTTTGTGGTATTAAAGACATCCTTGGCGCACCTGTTGGTGATACGTTGACGCTTGCAAAAGGCGGCAGCACAGAACGTCTACCTGGTTTCCAAAAAGTGAAGCCTCAGGTATACGCAGGTCTATTCCCAGTATCGTCTGATGACTACGAAAACTTCCGTGACGCACTAGGTAAACTAAGCCTGAACGATGCATCACTATTTTACGAACCAGAAAGTTCAGCAGCACTTGGCTTTGGTTTCCGTTGTGGCTTCTTAGGAATGCTTCACATGGAGATCATCCAAGAGCGTTTAGAGCGTGAATACGACCTAGACCTAATCACAACGGCACCAACCGTAGTGTACGAAGTTGTAAAAACGGATGGCACAATTCTCTATGTTGATAGCCCGGCTAAACTGCCTGCTATTAATGACTTAGAAGAAATTCGTGAACCGATTGCTCGCTGTAATATTCTGGTACCTTCGGATTACCTAGGCAACGTGATCACACTGTGTGTTGAGAAGCGTGGCGTGCAAGTCGACATGGTTTATCACGGTAATCAAGTTGCTGTGACGTACGATCTTCCTATGGCAGAGGTGGTTCTAGACTTCTTCGACCGTCTGAAGTCAACGTCTCGCGGGTACGCATCATTGGATTACAACTTCCAACGTTACGAAGCATCAAACATGGTACGCGTAGATGTATTGTTGAATGGTGAAACGGTTGATGCACTGGCGATCATTACACACAAAGATATTGCCCAGTCTCGTGGTCGTCTACTGGTTGAGAAGATGAAAGAATTCATCCCTCGCCAGATGTTTGATATCGCGATTCAAGCCGCGATTGGTAACCACATTATTGCTCGTTCTACAGTGAAACAACTGCGTAAGAACGTAATCGCAAAATGTTACGGTGGTGATATCAGTCGTAAGAAGAAACTTCTTAAGAAACAAAAAGAAGGTAAGAAGCGTATGAAGCAGATCGGTAACGTTGAACTGCCTCAAGAAGCATTCTTAGCAATTCTTCATGTTGGCAAAGACTAG
- a CDS encoding SoxR reducing system RseC family protein: MMTALATVSSVEQKGKQYFVQLSCEQQTSCSSCSSQKSCGTGIVTKAVGNKSLFWQLKTQSLVKAGQIVEIGFPEKSLLQSAAIVYLIPLFMLMVGAGFGQLLLQPLLQGGEGIVILTAALFTAGGIGLAKRLAKPMEDKSKQEVVLIRILGKSLI; the protein is encoded by the coding sequence ATGATGACTGCGTTGGCAACCGTTAGCTCAGTCGAACAAAAAGGTAAGCAATATTTTGTTCAACTGAGTTGCGAACAACAAACCAGTTGCAGCAGCTGCTCATCTCAAAAAAGCTGCGGAACGGGTATTGTGACCAAGGCTGTTGGCAATAAATCTTTGTTTTGGCAGCTTAAAACCCAAAGCTTAGTTAAAGCAGGCCAGATCGTAGAAATTGGCTTTCCAGAAAAAAGCCTACTTCAGTCTGCGGCTATTGTTTATCTTATCCCGCTTTTCATGTTGATGGTTGGTGCTGGTTTTGGACAACTCTTGTTACAACCCTTACTCCAAGGGGGCGAGGGCATTGTTATCTTAACTGCAGCGCTGTTTACTGCTGGTGGTATTGGTTTGGCGAAGCGCTTAGCTAAACCAATGGAAGACAAATCCAAGCAAGAAGTTGTCTTGATTAGAATCCTAGGCAAGTCTCTCATCTAA
- the rpoE gene encoding RNA polymerase sigma factor RpoE gives MNEQLTDQVLIERVQSGDKQAFNLLVVKYQNKVCNLISRYVNNSGDVPDVAQEAFIKAYRAIPNFRGESAFYTWLYRIAVNTAKNHIVAQSRRPPATDVDAEDAEYYETGSALKEISNPENLTLSNELKQVVFGAIEALPEDLKTAMTLRELEGLSYEEIAEVMDCPVGTVRSRIFRAREAVEKKIKPLLQR, from the coding sequence ATGAACGAGCAGCTAACCGATCAAGTGTTGATTGAGCGAGTTCAGAGTGGAGATAAGCAGGCATTTAACTTATTAGTGGTTAAGTATCAAAACAAAGTTTGTAATCTTATCTCTCGATACGTGAATAATTCCGGTGATGTACCTGATGTAGCACAAGAAGCTTTTATTAAAGCTTACCGCGCGATACCTAACTTTCGTGGTGAGAGTGCTTTCTATACATGGTTGTACCGAATTGCCGTGAACACCGCTAAAAATCATATCGTTGCCCAGAGCCGCAGGCCGCCAGCAACAGATGTCGATGCAGAAGATGCAGAATATTACGAAACAGGCAGCGCGTTAAAAGAAATATCGAACCCTGAGAACTTAACGCTGTCAAACGAATTGAAACAAGTTGTTTTTGGAGCGATTGAAGCGCTACCCGAAGACTTAAAAACTGCAATGACGTTGCGTGAGCTCGAAGGTTTGAGCTACGAAGAGATTGCAGAAGTAATGGATTGCCCTGTAGGAACGGTACGTTCGCGTATTTTCCGAGCTCGTGAAGCGGTAGAAAAGAAAATTAAACCTCTTTTACAACGCTAG
- the lepB gene encoding signal peptidase I, with translation MANTFSLILVIVTLVTGIVWALEKFVWAKKRQHKLADVEAQSNGLDAATSAKVTAQPWWVENSVSIFPVIAFVLVLRSFIYEPFQIPSGSMMPTLLVGDFILVEKYAYGLKDPVWRTQLVETGKPERGDSIVFKYPPQPNIDYIKRVIGMPGDTIRYSSNKEICIQAKGGSSCKPVKLSNVEESQFIQDGVPLIQLNEQLGDVEHQILVNPLRRDRVQAYQPRNGVNEWIVPEGQYFVMGDNRDNSADSRYWGFVPEANLVGKAVAIWISFEFERGSDSVLPTWIPTGVRFNRIGGIH, from the coding sequence ATGGCTAATACATTTTCGCTTATCTTAGTGATCGTAACTCTAGTGACCGGCATTGTATGGGCGTTGGAAAAGTTTGTGTGGGCGAAGAAGCGCCAACACAAACTGGCTGACGTTGAAGCACAGTCGAATGGCCTAGATGCTGCAACCAGCGCAAAAGTTACGGCTCAGCCTTGGTGGGTTGAGAACAGTGTGTCCATTTTCCCTGTAATTGCATTTGTTTTGGTTTTGCGTTCATTTATTTATGAACCGTTTCAAATTCCATCTGGCTCGATGATGCCAACACTATTAGTTGGTGATTTCATCTTGGTAGAAAAGTACGCTTATGGTCTAAAAGATCCTGTATGGCGCACTCAATTGGTAGAAACAGGCAAACCAGAACGTGGTGATTCAATCGTATTCAAATACCCACCTCAGCCGAATATCGACTATATCAAGCGTGTTATTGGTATGCCGGGTGATACCATTCGCTACAGCAGCAATAAAGAAATCTGCATTCAAGCGAAGGGTGGCAGTAGCTGTAAACCAGTGAAGTTGAGTAACGTTGAAGAAAGCCAATTTATTCAAGATGGTGTGCCTCTAATTCAGTTGAATGAACAACTGGGTGACGTGGAGCACCAAATCTTAGTTAACCCATTACGCCGTGATCGTGTGCAAGCATATCAACCTCGCAATGGTGTTAACGAGTGGATCGTTCCAGAAGGCCAATACTTTGTTATGGGTGATAACCGTGACAACAGTGCTGACAGCCGTTACTGGGGCTTTGTCCCTGAAGCAAACCTTGTTGGTAAGGCCGTTGCTATTTGGATCAGCTTCGAATTCGAACGCGGTTCAGACAGTGTACTTCCAACATGGATTCCTACTGGTGTGCGTTTTAATCGCATCGGTGGGATTCACTAA
- the rseB gene encoding sigma-E factor regulatory protein RseB, with the protein MKKILVSALTLFSLMSPTAFAEETTAKALLHQMNEASQHLNYELSYILIKKSSIEPLLYRHAVNDDQQLAHLVYLSGPVREVIRRGNEVSYIEPGTEPFTIQSGSMVAPVIPMINRDIDSLNQYYDFVKVGRSREAGSTTQVLRVVPKDGLRYSYVVWVDEKTNLPLRADLLDRDGEVLEQYRTISYVVNDKIAEAMGGLNQAKLPKVLSLPEGLVSETDWQASWVPEGFKSKELSRYQMAATEKMVESQLFSDGLFSFSVYIADKDEHSLKGQLVRQGRRTLHSLVIGDKEISVVGDIPPATAKRIAQSVTFNKPAPAQ; encoded by the coding sequence ATGAAGAAAATCCTGGTCAGTGCACTGACACTGTTCAGCTTGATGTCCCCAACAGCCTTTGCAGAGGAAACCACTGCAAAGGCCTTGTTACATCAAATGAACGAGGCCAGTCAGCATCTAAATTACGAACTCTCCTACATATTGATAAAGAAGAGCAGTATTGAACCTCTGCTTTATCGTCATGCAGTTAACGACGACCAACAACTTGCACACCTTGTTTATCTAAGCGGCCCTGTTCGTGAGGTTATTCGACGTGGCAATGAAGTCAGTTATATTGAACCGGGTACAGAGCCATTTACTATTCAGTCTGGCAGCATGGTTGCACCTGTCATTCCGATGATTAATCGAGATATCGATTCTCTCAACCAATACTACGATTTTGTAAAAGTTGGGCGTTCTCGTGAGGCGGGCAGTACCACGCAAGTATTACGCGTCGTGCCGAAAGACGGCCTTCGATACTCTTATGTGGTTTGGGTCGACGAGAAAACCAACCTTCCTTTGCGTGCCGATCTTTTGGATCGTGATGGCGAAGTGCTTGAGCAGTACCGCACTATCTCTTATGTCGTGAACGATAAAATTGCAGAAGCAATGGGCGGCTTGAATCAAGCTAAATTGCCGAAGGTTTTGTCATTGCCAGAAGGCTTGGTGAGTGAGACCGACTGGCAAGCCTCGTGGGTGCCTGAAGGATTTAAATCGAAAGAACTCAGCCGTTACCAAATGGCTGCGACCGAAAAAATGGTTGAAAGCCAGCTTTTCAGTGATGGATTATTTAGCTTTTCGGTTTATATCGCCGATAAAGACGAACATTCATTGAAAGGACAGCTGGTACGCCAAGGGCGAAGAACCTTGCACAGCTTAGTGATTGGCGACAAAGAAATCTCTGTGGTGGGTGATATTCCGCCAGCAACAGCCAAGCGTATCGCTCAATCCGTCACGTTCAATAAACCGGCACCAGCGCAATGA
- a CDS encoding sigma-E factor negative regulatory protein encodes MADKEKLSALMDGETIDKALIVDLESDQESMDTWQSYHLIGDVMRGDAPETPEWNIANSVAAALDDEPAHGSMSNLHQVNVEPIVAPIEEQPKPQQAKRQLPAWLQQFGQVAVAACVSLAVVLGVQQYGGSDPAAPEQLPVLQTIPFAGSAEPVSLTRDSVERPASEANMQEQRKRVHALLEDYELQLRLNSDASPMEDAHLESDIE; translated from the coding sequence ATGGCTGATAAAGAAAAGCTTTCGGCACTCATGGATGGTGAAACGATCGATAAAGCTCTCATAGTAGATCTCGAATCTGATCAAGAAAGCATGGATACCTGGCAGAGTTACCATTTAATTGGTGATGTTATGCGTGGGGATGCGCCAGAAACTCCAGAGTGGAACATTGCTAACAGTGTAGCGGCAGCGCTTGATGATGAGCCTGCACATGGTTCAATGTCGAACCTGCACCAAGTGAATGTTGAACCTATTGTTGCTCCGATAGAAGAGCAGCCTAAACCTCAGCAAGCGAAGCGTCAGCTTCCTGCGTGGTTACAACAGTTTGGACAAGTTGCCGTGGCAGCGTGTGTTTCATTAGCAGTTGTATTGGGTGTTCAGCAATATGGTGGCAGCGATCCCGCAGCTCCAGAGCAGTTGCCTGTACTCCAGACGATTCCATTTGCAGGTTCTGCGGAACCAGTAAGCTTAACGCGTGACTCTGTTGAGAGACCTGCATCTGAAGCTAACATGCAAGAGCAACGCAAACGCGTTCATGCATTGTTAGAAGATTATGAGCTACAACTAAGATTAAACAGTGATGCATCGCCAATGGAAGATGCACACCTAGAATCGGATATTGAATGA